A region of Bifidobacterium adolescentis ATCC 15703 DNA encodes the following proteins:
- a CDS encoding Maf family protein: MSIPLILASQSRPRRDVLFSAGICPTIRVSHVDEPAALEREAAALGVTVNDLSVEQRVMILATAKAEAVHQAYRNIADTAAHARGERVVGFPLRAADDRDASSAGTAARTDSAQSADETKTRDFSGIAIPTVAEPIADFVDGRPSLTRSKAGPLILGCDSMFLLDGECYGKPHSEEVARERLRAMRGATGELWTGHCLIDFASGRMVRGASKATLHFCEYSDLDIERYIATGEPLEVAGSFTLEGFGGAFIDSIEGDPHGIIGLSLPLARRLAAQLGVEWTDLWNVTRSDLAPDAEYDAKTGAAKPLPPKENVHQPGDGWVDCACGRKHWGTNGASGVLLARRSETTGEVTHVVMQHRAVWSAEGGTWGIPGGATADGESPIEGALRESYEEANITPEDIDVVGSYCEDHGPWSYTTVFAFEKPGHRIEPKANDDESMEIEWVPVDDVPNRKLLTAMRTDWPNFAARLRALAAVR, translated from the coding sequence ATGAGCATCCCGCTGATTCTCGCCTCCCAGTCCCGTCCACGCCGTGACGTGCTGTTCTCCGCCGGCATCTGCCCGACCATCCGTGTCTCGCACGTCGACGAGCCTGCCGCGCTTGAACGCGAGGCGGCCGCGCTTGGCGTCACCGTGAACGACCTGAGCGTCGAACAGCGTGTGATGATTCTCGCCACGGCGAAGGCCGAGGCCGTGCACCAGGCGTATCGCAACATCGCCGATACCGCGGCGCACGCGCGCGGGGAGCGCGTGGTCGGCTTCCCGCTCCGGGCAGCAGACGATCGCGACGCATCCTCGGCGGGCACAGCCGCACGCACGGACAGCGCGCAGTCCGCCGACGAGACGAAGACCCGCGATTTCTCCGGCATCGCCATTCCCACCGTCGCCGAGCCGATCGCCGATTTCGTGGATGGCCGTCCAAGCCTGACCCGTTCGAAGGCCGGCCCGCTGATTCTCGGCTGCGATTCCATGTTCCTGCTGGACGGCGAATGCTACGGCAAGCCGCATAGCGAAGAGGTAGCGCGCGAACGGCTGCGTGCCATGCGCGGTGCCACCGGCGAGCTGTGGACCGGCCATTGCCTCATCGACTTCGCGTCGGGCCGCATGGTGCGCGGCGCCAGCAAAGCGACCCTGCACTTCTGCGAATATTCCGACCTGGATATCGAACGCTACATCGCCACCGGCGAGCCGCTGGAAGTGGCCGGATCGTTCACTTTGGAAGGTTTCGGCGGCGCGTTCATCGACTCGATCGAAGGCGATCCGCACGGCATCATCGGCCTGAGCCTGCCGTTGGCGCGCCGTCTGGCGGCGCAATTGGGCGTCGAATGGACCGACCTGTGGAACGTCACCCGCTCCGACCTTGCGCCGGACGCCGAATATGATGCGAAAACGGGTGCCGCGAAGCCGCTGCCGCCCAAGGAGAACGTGCACCAGCCGGGAGACGGCTGGGTCGATTGCGCCTGCGGTCGCAAGCATTGGGGTACGAACGGCGCGTCCGGCGTGCTCTTGGCCCGCCGCAGCGAGACGACCGGTGAGGTGACGCACGTCGTCATGCAGCACCGCGCGGTATGGAGCGCGGAAGGCGGCACGTGGGGCATTCCCGGCGGTGCCACCGCCGACGGCGAAAGCCCGATCGAGGGCGCGTTGCGTGAATCGTACGAGGAAGCCAACATCACGCCGGAGGACATCGACGTGGTCGGATCGTACTGCGAGGACCACGGCCCATGGTCGTATACCACGGTGTTCGCCTTCGAAAAGCCGGGGCACCGCATCGAACCCAAGGCCAACGACGACGAAAGCATGGAGATTGAATGGGTGCCGGTCGATGACGTGCCCAACCGCAAGCTGCTGACCGCCATGCGCACCGATTGGCCCAACTTCGCGGCGCGTCTGCGTGCTTTGGCGGCCGTGCGGTAG
- a CDS encoding diaminopimelate decarboxylase family protein produces the protein MPVSPIWPAGSAVNDEGEITFHGRTAASLLDEFGSPLYVIDTDDVRARATKFVHAASHAFNNTVTHVSFAGKALLSKEICRIVTESGMLIDTCTMGEMRIALAAGVPGRRLVLHGNNKSDAEIELAIEQGFNKIVVDEPGEPERIATIAKRLGKRARVMLRVTSGIHAGGHEFVSTAHEDQKFGVALLPAGADAGKLGVLDDLTDVTPAGSNARLGEHASEVHAQRELQYDIKYPYDLSHEKVSEGDRKLAEAMTMVADGPALAVLKDIYRRQDVLELVGVHSHIGSNIHDADAFIQAAKRMMLLRKTFYATDAYTLPEVDLGGGYSVAYTDGEDSMDIDVELGRLADAVSTVNRALGMPSPVISFEPGRWTVAPTGVTLYRVGTVKPVELSGEAKDKSGNPVTERVYVSVDGGMSDNIRPALYGSDYTARLANRKGSEQTKLCRVVGMHCESGDIVVNEVRLPADIKRGDILAVPVTGAYGRTMASNYNQALIPAVVGVGEAGAHVMIRRQTIDDLLSWDVSE, from the coding sequence ATGCCTGTAAGCCCAATCTGGCCGGCCGGCTCGGCCGTGAACGACGAAGGCGAGATCACCTTCCACGGTCGTACCGCCGCAAGCCTGCTCGACGAATTCGGTTCGCCGCTCTACGTCATCGACACCGATGACGTGCGCGCCCGCGCCACGAAATTCGTGCATGCCGCGTCCCACGCGTTCAACAACACCGTCACCCACGTCAGCTTCGCCGGCAAAGCGCTGCTGAGCAAGGAAATCTGCCGCATCGTCACCGAATCCGGCATGCTCATCGACACCTGCACCATGGGTGAGATGCGCATCGCGCTCGCCGCGGGCGTCCCAGGCCGCCGCCTCGTGCTGCACGGCAACAACAAGTCCGATGCGGAAATCGAGCTGGCCATCGAACAGGGCTTCAACAAGATCGTCGTGGACGAGCCGGGCGAGCCGGAGCGTATCGCCACCATCGCCAAGCGTCTCGGCAAGCGCGCACGCGTCATGCTGCGAGTCACGTCCGGCATCCACGCGGGTGGCCACGAATTCGTGTCCACCGCGCACGAGGACCAGAAATTCGGCGTGGCCCTGCTGCCCGCCGGAGCCGACGCGGGCAAACTCGGCGTGCTCGACGACCTCACCGACGTGACGCCCGCCGGCTCGAATGCACGACTTGGCGAACACGCCTCCGAAGTCCATGCGCAACGCGAGCTGCAGTACGACATCAAATACCCGTACGATTTGAGCCACGAGAAGGTCTCCGAAGGCGACCGCAAGCTCGCCGAAGCCATGACCATGGTGGCCGACGGACCGGCGCTCGCCGTGCTCAAGGACATCTACCGCCGTCAGGACGTGCTCGAACTGGTCGGCGTGCACTCGCACATCGGCTCCAACATCCATGACGCGGACGCCTTCATCCAGGCGGCCAAGCGCATGATGCTGCTGCGCAAGACCTTCTACGCCACCGATGCGTACACCCTGCCGGAGGTCGATCTGGGCGGCGGTTATTCCGTGGCCTACACCGACGGCGAGGATTCCATGGACATCGACGTGGAGCTCGGCAGGCTCGCCGACGCGGTCAGCACCGTGAACCGCGCGCTCGGCATGCCGTCCCCGGTCATCTCCTTCGAGCCAGGCCGCTGGACGGTGGCCCCCACCGGCGTCACGCTGTACCGCGTGGGCACCGTCAAGCCGGTCGAGCTTTCCGGCGAGGCGAAAGACAAGTCAGGCAATCCGGTGACGGAACGTGTGTACGTGTCCGTGGATGGCGGCATGAGCGACAACATTCGTCCGGCGCTGTACGGCTCCGACTACACCGCGCGTCTGGCCAACCGCAAGGGAAGCGAGCAGACCAAGCTGTGCCGCGTGGTCGGCATGCACTGCGAATCGGGAGATATCGTCGTCAACGAGGTGCGGCTGCCCGCCGACATCAAGCGTGGCGACATCCTCGCGGTGCCGGTCACCGGCGCATACGGCCGCACGATGGCCAGCAACTACAACCAGGCGCTGATTCCCGCCGTGGTCGGCGTCGGCGAGGCCGGCGCACACGTCATGATCCGCCGGCAGACGATCGACGATCTGCTGAGCTGGGACGTCAGCGAATAG
- the araA gene encoding L-arabinose isomerase, with the protein MAMENPFEGKEIWFGVGSQDLYGEEALRQVAQQTGEMVDFLNATGKIPAKIVLKPTLKSSDGVKAFMTEASANPNVIGVITWCHTFSPAKMWIRGLEVLTKPLLQLATQHHKEIPWETIDMDFMNLNQAAHGDREFGYIVSRLGIPRKIVVGHYTDPEVAEKVGTWARACAGWDASQNMKVMRWGDNMRNVAVTEGDKTEAERVFGASINTWAVNDLVAAYEKVKDSQVKDLIEDYKAKYDVAPELLDSRYDELFIAAKEEAAMVNMMRENGCTAGVDNFEDLGTLPQLPGVGPQRFPSEYGWGFSAEGDWKTSVLVRIGAVMGYGLEGGASLMEDYSYNFVPGNEFDMGSHMLEVSPSIGTIAKPKLAIYPLGIGGKSDPVRLVFSGKPADAVVVSMADERERFRLLMDEVTIVEPQGSLKNLPCARAVWKPKPDLKTAVQCWITAGGSHHTCMTTSVGREAWEDFARIAGVELAVIDENTNARQFEKELELSEMYHRLNNRH; encoded by the coding sequence ATGGCAATGGAAAACCCATTTGAAGGCAAGGAAATCTGGTTCGGCGTCGGATCGCAGGACCTCTACGGCGAGGAGGCGCTGCGCCAGGTGGCCCAGCAGACCGGCGAGATGGTCGACTTCCTCAACGCGACCGGCAAGATCCCGGCCAAGATCGTGCTCAAGCCGACCCTGAAGTCCTCCGACGGCGTCAAGGCCTTCATGACCGAAGCCTCCGCCAACCCGAACGTCATCGGCGTGATCACCTGGTGCCACACCTTCTCCCCGGCCAAGATGTGGATCCGCGGCCTCGAAGTGCTGACCAAGCCGCTGCTGCAGCTGGCCACCCAGCACCACAAGGAAATCCCGTGGGAGACCATCGACATGGACTTCATGAACCTGAACCAGGCCGCCCACGGCGACCGTGAGTTCGGCTACATCGTGTCCCGTCTCGGCATTCCGCGCAAGATCGTCGTCGGCCACTACACCGATCCGGAAGTCGCCGAAAAGGTCGGCACCTGGGCTCGCGCCTGCGCCGGCTGGGATGCCTCCCAGAACATGAAGGTCATGCGTTGGGGCGACAACATGCGCAACGTGGCCGTCACCGAAGGCGACAAGACCGAAGCCGAGCGCGTGTTCGGCGCTTCGATCAACACCTGGGCCGTCAACGACCTCGTCGCCGCCTACGAGAAGGTCAAGGACAGCCAGGTCAAGGACCTCATCGAAGACTACAAGGCCAAGTATGACGTGGCCCCCGAGCTGCTTGATTCCCGCTACGATGAGCTGTTCATCGCAGCCAAGGAAGAGGCCGCCATGGTCAACATGATGCGTGAGAACGGTTGCACCGCCGGCGTCGACAACTTCGAAGACCTCGGCACCCTGCCGCAGCTGCCGGGCGTCGGCCCGCAGCGCTTCCCGTCCGAGTACGGCTGGGGCTTCTCCGCCGAAGGCGATTGGAAGACCTCCGTGCTGGTGCGCATCGGCGCCGTGATGGGCTACGGCCTTGAGGGTGGCGCCTCCCTGATGGAGGACTACTCCTACAACTTCGTGCCGGGCAACGAGTTCGACATGGGCTCCCACATGCTGGAAGTCTCCCCGTCCATCGGCACCATCGCCAAGCCGAAGCTGGCCATCTACCCGCTGGGCATCGGCGGCAAGTCCGACCCGGTCCGTCTGGTGTTCTCCGGCAAGCCGGCCGACGCCGTCGTGGTCTCCATGGCCGACGAGCGCGAACGCTTCCGCCTGCTCATGGACGAGGTCACCATCGTCGAACCGCAGGGCTCCCTGAAGAACCTGCCGTGCGCCCGCGCCGTGTGGAAGCCGAAGCCGGACCTGAAGACCGCCGTGCAGTGCTGGATCACCGCCGGTGGCTCCCACCACACCTGCATGACCACGTCCGTCGGTCGTGAGGCTTGGGAGGACTTCGCCCGCATCGCCGGCGTCGAACTCGCCGTCATCGACGAGAACACCAACGCCCGCCAGTTCGAGAAGGAGCTGGAGCTGAGCGAAATGTACCACCGCCTCAACAACCGTCACTGA
- a CDS encoding L-ribulose-5-phosphate 4-epimerase, whose product MATLADYGPEVRAEVKQVREVVATLHEQLIKWNLVVWTAGNVSQRLHTADLMVIKPSGLRYEYLTPSSMVVCDLDGNVVDGAEAPSSDTASHAYIYRHMPDVYGVVHTHSTYATAWAATGQNIPCGLTMMGDEFGGPVPVGPFRLIGSEAIGEGVVETLKKYPKSPAVLMQNHGPFTIGKDAEAAVKAAAMTEEVAHTMWAAKQLGDIIPISQEDIDSLNDRYTNVYGQH is encoded by the coding sequence ATGGCAACGTTGGCTGATTACGGCCCGGAAGTACGAGCTGAAGTCAAGCAGGTGCGCGAAGTGGTCGCCACCCTGCACGAGCAGCTCATCAAGTGGAATCTGGTGGTGTGGACCGCAGGCAACGTCTCGCAGCGCCTGCACACCGCCGACCTGATGGTCATCAAGCCGTCCGGACTGCGCTACGAGTACCTCACCCCAAGCTCGATGGTCGTGTGCGACCTCGACGGCAACGTGGTCGACGGCGCCGAAGCGCCGAGCTCCGACACCGCGTCCCACGCGTACATCTACCGCCACATGCCCGACGTGTACGGCGTGGTGCATACCCACTCCACCTACGCCACCGCATGGGCGGCCACCGGCCAGAACATTCCGTGCGGCCTGACCATGATGGGCGACGAGTTCGGCGGCCCGGTGCCGGTCGGCCCGTTCCGCCTCATCGGCTCCGAAGCCATCGGCGAAGGCGTGGTCGAAACCCTGAAGAAGTATCCGAAGTCCCCGGCCGTGCTCATGCAGAACCATGGTCCGTTCACCATCGGCAAGGACGCGGAAGCCGCCGTCAAGGCTGCCGCCATGACCGAAGAGGTGGCGCACACCATGTGGGCCGCCAAGCAGCTCGGAGACATCATCCCGATCTCCCAGGAAGACATCGATAGCCTTAACGACCGCTACACCAACGTCTACGGCCAGCACTGA
- the thrB gene encoding homoserine kinase: MTPVTRKVRVKVPATSANLGSGFDTVGLALDYHDELEFTLSADPVNTAAQVMIEGEGEDTLPRDETHLVVSTFRRACQTFGLGRVGFILQAHNNIPQARGMGSSAEAIVAGIAAAAAFAQDDDLNRDAVFELAAAIEGHPDNVAPAVYGGLTMSWDMETAEGVGSVPIPGGEPMHNGFHTINYRVADDLTAAVFVPDYELSTEKARQALPTEIPFKDAVHNVSRVSLLPAAMNPAMLASGSRQNANALLFAATQDRLHQPYRASLMEPSWALIEKMRSHGFASTVSGAGPCVLVLHHGDAHEELEQIAAEELASGHWRVLHLAVDTKGVQVERA; the protein is encoded by the coding sequence ATGACTCCAGTTACCCGCAAGGTGCGTGTGAAGGTTCCGGCCACCAGCGCCAATCTTGGCTCCGGTTTCGATACGGTCGGTTTGGCTTTGGATTACCATGACGAGCTTGAATTCACGCTGAGCGCCGACCCGGTGAACACCGCGGCGCAGGTGATGATCGAAGGCGAGGGCGAGGACACCTTGCCTCGTGACGAGACGCACCTGGTGGTCTCCACGTTCCGCCGCGCATGCCAGACCTTCGGTCTGGGACGCGTCGGATTCATCCTGCAGGCGCACAACAACATCCCTCAGGCGCGAGGCATGGGCTCCTCCGCCGAGGCCATCGTCGCCGGCATCGCCGCCGCGGCCGCCTTCGCGCAGGACGACGACCTCAATCGCGACGCCGTGTTCGAGCTGGCCGCCGCCATCGAAGGCCATCCGGACAACGTGGCCCCGGCCGTGTACGGCGGCCTGACCATGTCTTGGGACATGGAGACCGCGGAAGGTGTCGGATCCGTGCCGATTCCAGGCGGCGAGCCGATGCACAACGGCTTCCACACCATCAATTACCGTGTGGCGGACGATCTGACCGCGGCCGTGTTCGTGCCGGACTACGAGCTGTCCACCGAAAAGGCCCGTCAGGCGTTGCCGACTGAGATTCCGTTCAAGGACGCCGTGCACAACGTCTCCCGTGTGAGCCTGCTGCCGGCCGCCATGAACCCCGCGATGCTGGCCTCCGGCTCGCGTCAGAACGCCAACGCACTGCTGTTCGCGGCCACGCAGGACCGCCTGCATCAGCCGTACCGCGCCTCGCTGATGGAGCCGTCTTGGGCGCTGATCGAGAAGATGCGCTCCCACGGCTTCGCCTCCACCGTGTCCGGCGCTGGCCCATGCGTGCTTGTGCTGCACCATGGCGACGCCCACGAGGAGCTTGAACAGATCGCCGCCGAAGAGCTGGCATCCGGCCATTGGCGTGTGCTGCATCTCGCGGTCGACACCAAGGGTGTGCAGGTGGAACGCGCATGA
- a CDS encoding xylulokinase, giving the protein MTQEQVAVTAEKIRAGKTSLGIEFGSTRIKAVLIDDAYHTIAAGDYEWASHLEDGLWSYTQEEIWKGLQTAYARMAGDVETAYGERLTHVGHIGFSAMMHGYLAFDKSGELLVPFRTWQNTNTHEAHEKLSELFQYNIPERWSVAHLYQAVLNHEEHVSKVDYITTLAGYVHWKLTGEKVLGVGDASGMFPIDPATHTYETEFIKRFDAIEEVAAQPWKLENLLPRPLVAGTPAGTLTAEGAKLLDPTGTLQPGVVLAPPEGDAGTGMVATNSVRVRTGNVSAGTSIFAMVVLEHKLARLHPEVDLVTTPAGDLAGMSHANNFTSDLNAWVGLFGQFAAAIGQPVDAGTLYGTLFRAAIADDVDADCGGLLNYPFRSGEFLAGLPEGRPLFARSPEARMSLGNFMRTQLFSAFSPVKIGMDVMTKDEGVAVDSLVGHGGIFTTPKVAQKILAAAFDTPIKVMATAAEGGAWGMAVLADYLWHADQPLADYLDTRVFADAASTTEAPDANDVAGFEAFFDRFRKGLPIEHAAIESIPLETK; this is encoded by the coding sequence ATGACGCAAGAGCAGGTCGCAGTGACCGCCGAGAAGATCCGCGCAGGCAAGACGAGCCTGGGCATCGAGTTCGGCTCCACCCGCATCAAGGCGGTGCTCATCGATGACGCCTACCACACCATCGCGGCGGGCGACTATGAGTGGGCCAGCCATCTCGAGGACGGGCTGTGGAGCTACACCCAGGAGGAAATCTGGAAGGGTTTGCAGACCGCATACGCCCGCATGGCCGGCGACGTCGAAACCGCCTATGGCGAACGGTTGACCCACGTGGGGCACATCGGCTTCTCCGCCATGATGCACGGCTACCTCGCCTTCGACAAGTCCGGCGAACTGCTCGTGCCGTTCCGCACCTGGCAGAACACCAACACCCACGAAGCCCACGAGAAGCTTTCCGAGCTGTTCCAGTACAACATTCCGGAACGCTGGTCCGTGGCACACCTCTACCAGGCAGTGCTCAACCACGAGGAGCACGTCTCCAAGGTGGACTACATCACCACACTCGCCGGCTACGTGCACTGGAAGCTCACCGGCGAGAAGGTGCTCGGCGTGGGCGACGCCTCCGGCATGTTCCCCATCGACCCGGCCACCCATACCTACGAAACCGAGTTCATCAAGCGATTCGACGCGATCGAGGAAGTCGCCGCGCAGCCGTGGAAGCTTGAGAACCTGCTGCCCCGTCCGCTCGTGGCGGGCACCCCGGCCGGCACGCTCACCGCCGAAGGCGCCAAACTGCTCGACCCGACCGGCACCCTTCAGCCGGGCGTCGTCCTCGCCCCGCCGGAAGGCGACGCGGGCACCGGCATGGTCGCCACCAACTCCGTGCGCGTGCGCACCGGCAACGTCTCCGCCGGCACTTCGATTTTCGCCATGGTCGTGCTCGAGCACAAGCTGGCGCGCCTGCATCCGGAAGTCGACCTCGTCACCACCCCAGCCGGCGACCTGGCCGGCATGAGCCACGCCAACAACTTCACTTCCGATCTCAACGCCTGGGTCGGCCTGTTCGGACAGTTCGCCGCCGCGATCGGCCAGCCGGTCGATGCCGGCACGCTGTACGGCACGCTGTTCCGCGCCGCGATCGCGGACGATGTCGACGCCGACTGCGGTGGTCTGCTCAACTATCCGTTCCGCTCCGGCGAATTCCTGGCTGGCCTGCCGGAAGGCCGACCGCTGTTCGCCCGCAGCCCGGAGGCGCGCATGAGCCTCGGCAACTTCATGAGAACCCAGCTGTTCAGCGCCTTCTCGCCGGTCAAGATCGGCATGGATGTGATGACCAAGGACGAAGGCGTCGCCGTCGACTCGCTCGTCGGCCACGGTGGCATCTTCACCACGCCGAAGGTCGCGCAGAAGATCCTCGCCGCCGCATTCGACACCCCGATCAAGGTCATGGCCACCGCCGCCGAAGGCGGAGCGTGGGGCATGGCCGTGCTCGCCGACTATCTGTGGCACGCCGACCAGCCGCTCGCCGACTACCTCGACACCCGCGTCTTCGCCGACGCGGCCTCCACCACGGAAGCGCCGGACGCCAACGACGTGGCCGGCTTCGAAGCCTTCTTCGACCGCTTCCGCAAGGGGCTGCCGATCGAGCATGCCGCCATCGAAAGCATCCCGCTGGAAACCAAATAA
- a CDS encoding homoserine dehydrogenase: MAQEDVAPIRVGLLGAGTVGSQTARLLVEQKDELAARIGRPIELTGVACLDPAETDPFPWIDKAIVTTDTMSVATNSDIVIELIGGTGVARKFVLAAIESGASVVTANKALLAKYGPEIYAAAEAKGVDIYFEASVGGAIPFLKPLRESLVGDKVTSMLGIVNGTTNYILDEMTTKGLDFGDVLKDAQAKGYAEADPTGDIEGYDAANKAAIMATLGFHTSVTIDDVSVEGITKITADDIAAATAENKVIKLLAVVENTDAGVSARVYPALISNTHPLASVHGSFNAVFVKAEAADDLMFYGRGAGGAPTASAVVGDVVTEARHIAQGCTGPSIPLYKDLKKAPIEASKAEFAVRFVIHDNPGVLAAIAAKFADHGVSINGVNQDLKPTLKDPGYDGELQQLRLVTHMTDELTLRETVKDVCELDCVCGEPSILRVLN, from the coding sequence TTGGCACAGGAAGATGTTGCGCCGATTCGCGTTGGATTGCTGGGCGCAGGTACCGTTGGTTCCCAGACCGCACGCCTGCTGGTCGAGCAGAAGGACGAGCTTGCCGCACGTATCGGACGACCGATCGAGCTGACCGGCGTCGCCTGCCTTGACCCGGCGGAAACCGATCCGTTCCCGTGGATCGACAAGGCCATCGTGACCACCGACACCATGAGCGTGGCCACCAATTCCGACATCGTCATCGAGCTGATCGGCGGCACCGGCGTGGCACGCAAGTTCGTGCTCGCCGCCATCGAATCCGGCGCTTCCGTGGTCACCGCCAACAAGGCGCTGCTGGCCAAGTATGGTCCGGAGATCTACGCGGCCGCCGAAGCCAAGGGCGTCGACATCTACTTCGAAGCCTCCGTGGGCGGCGCCATCCCGTTCCTCAAGCCGCTGCGCGAATCCCTCGTCGGAGACAAGGTGACGAGCATGCTCGGCATCGTCAACGGCACCACCAACTACATCCTCGACGAGATGACCACCAAGGGCCTCGACTTCGGTGACGTGCTCAAGGACGCGCAGGCCAAGGGTTACGCCGAAGCCGATCCGACCGGCGACATCGAGGGTTACGACGCGGCCAACAAGGCCGCCATCATGGCCACCCTCGGCTTCCACACCTCCGTCACCATCGACGACGTCTCCGTCGAAGGCATCACCAAGATCACCGCCGACGACATCGCCGCCGCCACCGCGGAAAACAAGGTGATCAAGCTGCTCGCCGTCGTGGAGAACACCGATGCCGGCGTGTCCGCGCGCGTCTACCCGGCACTGATCTCCAACACCCATCCGCTGGCCTCCGTGCACGGTTCCTTCAACGCCGTGTTCGTCAAGGCCGAAGCTGCGGACGACCTCATGTTCTACGGCCGCGGCGCCGGCGGCGCTCCGACCGCTTCCGCGGTCGTCGGCGACGTGGTCACCGAAGCCCGCCATATCGCACAGGGCTGCACCGGTCCGTCCATCCCGCTGTACAAGGATCTGAAGAAGGCTCCGATCGAGGCTTCCAAGGCCGAGTTCGCGGTCCGTTTCGTGATTCACGACAATCCGGGCGTGCTCGCCGCGATTGCAGCCAAGTTCGCCGACCATGGCGTGTCCATCAACGGCGTGAACCAGGATCTGAAGCCGACGCTGAAGGATCCGGGCTATGACGGCGAGCTGCAGCAGCTGCGTCTGGTCACCCACATGACCGATGAGCTCACTCTGCGCGAAACCGTCAAGGACGTGTGCGAGCTGGATTGCGTGTGCGGAGAGCCGTCGATCCTGCGCGTGCTGAACTGA
- a CDS encoding LacI family DNA-binding transcriptional regulator, producing the protein MAGKRDAGNKRPSMFEVAKLAGVSHQTVSRVINHSPDVSDATREKVQKAIDQLGYRPSNSARALASHRSRTIGLIAGGQHFYGPISTISAIETMARQHGLFVTVSMVHEALCSQEEFDDLCRTFDEMNVDAFIFLTPTDVMFSAACRTRIAQPRVIVTSTHGGIDVQDGLRLMKSADRRRVSVVGMDQWSAMADVMHLVVEYGHRSVLYFAGPKEWRDAATRLLAWNKLCAANAVNSVTVQCETWESSEAYGKMNHILDNIGRTGGNLPTCMVCANDSQAVGVARALHEHGVRIPQDVSLVGFDDMPAMDNMFPPLTTVRPGFEQLGVAAMRETLYLLGAGEENSFGSSQHGVGLVSAQMVNRSSLGPVRRR; encoded by the coding sequence ATGGCAGGCAAACGCGATGCGGGCAATAAGCGTCCTTCGATGTTCGAAGTGGCGAAGCTGGCTGGTGTGAGCCACCAGACGGTCTCGCGCGTCATCAACCATTCGCCGGACGTCTCCGACGCCACCCGCGAGAAGGTGCAGAAGGCCATCGACCAGCTCGGATACCGTCCCAGCAACTCCGCCCGCGCGCTCGCCTCGCACCGGTCCCGCACCATCGGCCTGATCGCCGGCGGCCAGCATTTCTATGGCCCGATTTCCACGATTTCCGCGATTGAGACGATGGCTCGCCAGCATGGCCTGTTCGTGACGGTGAGCATGGTGCATGAGGCGCTGTGCTCGCAGGAGGAATTCGACGACCTGTGCCGCACCTTCGACGAGATGAACGTCGATGCGTTCATCTTCCTCACGCCCACCGATGTCATGTTTTCCGCGGCATGCCGGACGCGGATCGCGCAGCCTCGTGTGATCGTCACATCCACGCACGGTGGCATCGACGTGCAGGACGGCCTGCGGCTGATGAAGTCCGCCGACCGCCGCCGCGTATCCGTCGTCGGCATGGACCAATGGTCCGCGATGGCCGACGTGATGCATCTAGTCGTGGAATACGGGCACCGTTCGGTGCTGTATTTCGCCGGTCCCAAGGAGTGGCGCGACGCGGCGACGCGCCTGCTGGCATGGAACAAGCTATGCGCGGCCAATGCGGTCAATTCCGTGACGGTGCAGTGTGAGACCTGGGAATCCTCTGAAGCGTACGGCAAGATGAACCACATCCTCGACAACATCGGCCGCACCGGCGGCAATCTGCCGACATGCATGGTCTGCGCCAACGACAGCCAGGCCGTGGGTGTGGCCCGCGCGCTGCATGAGCATGGCGTGCGCATTCCGCAGGATGTGAGCCTGGTGGGTTTCGACGACATGCCTGCCATGGACAATATGTTCCCGCCGCTGACCACGGTCCGCCCCGGCTTTGAGCAGCTGGGTGTCGCCGCCATGCGCGAGACGCTGTACCTGCTAGGCGCGGGGGAGGAGAACTCCTTCGGATCATCGCAGCATGGCGTCGGACTGGTGTCGGCGCAGATGGTCAACCGCAGCTCCCTGGGTCCTGTCCGCCGTCGCTAA